The following are encoded in a window of Methylocystis rosea genomic DNA:
- a CDS encoding transaldolase family protein, with translation MLLVDTADQNAILNALKFPGVQGFTTNPALMARAAGAEALSLDEYVAAARKLCAMSADIGAIRQLMIQAVGSADDALRQAACYVDDLKAAREKKLWIKLAPTAPSLACCRALKDIGCASLATAVFTAAQAYVAMEAGADGVAVYLGRLMRHEKDWEKQIESVAAIVKSVERTLLLASFPDRQTIEIGLRYSRDITAPPSVLDDLLTSSLSQNAIKAFDEKVASER, from the coding sequence ATGCTGCTCGTTGATACGGCGGATCAAAACGCTATCCTGAATGCGCTGAAATTTCCGGGCGTGCAGGGGTTCACGACCAATCCGGCGCTGATGGCCCGCGCCGCCGGCGCGGAAGCTTTGTCGTTGGATGAATACGTCGCCGCCGCCCGCAAGCTCTGCGCAATGTCCGCCGACATTGGCGCGATTCGGCAGCTGATGATTCAGGCGGTTGGAAGCGCAGACGACGCGCTGAGGCAAGCGGCATGCTATGTCGACGACCTGAAAGCCGCGCGCGAGAAAAAGCTCTGGATCAAACTTGCGCCGACGGCGCCGAGCCTCGCGTGCTGCCGGGCGCTGAAAGACATAGGCTGCGCCTCTCTGGCGACGGCGGTGTTCACGGCGGCGCAGGCCTATGTCGCGATGGAGGCGGGCGCGGATGGCGTCGCGGTATATCTCGGTAGGCTCATGCGGCATGAAAAAGATTGGGAGAAGCAGATCGAAAGCGTCGCCGCGATCGTCAAGAGCGTCGAGCGGACCTTGCTGCTAGCAAGTTTTCCCGATCGACAGACCATTGAAATTGGACTTCGATATAGTCGCGATATCACGGCGCCGCCGTCTGTTCTCGACGACTTGCTGACGTCTTCACTGTCGCAGAATGCAATCAAGGCGTTCGACGAGAAAGTCGCATCGGAGCGCTAA
- a CDS encoding class I SAM-dependent methyltransferase codes for MQRDLAANFRDMRMIDQYRTISTQYSAARKDDHTNFLETPTVQSVLGDLSGASAIDYACGTGHYSRLLKRLGAKNVLGVDLSPAMIEAARHEESQNALGIVYEVGDAATMAVFGSFDVATAAFLFNYAEDEQTLAQMFRSVAANVIPDGRLVAVVPNPDFVNGREDTLPYGFFLEEIGEGPMRLRVRMTFVGEEKFWIEFTQWSRRAYEDALAQAGFVDAEWTRFAVSKEGIERYGQKFWDAILANPKSVVLSARKKPA; via the coding sequence ATGCAGCGTGATCTAGCAGCAAATTTCCGGGACATGCGCATGATCGACCAGTATCGAACAATCAGCACGCAATATTCTGCAGCGCGGAAGGATGACCATACGAATTTCCTTGAAACGCCAACCGTGCAATCGGTTCTCGGCGATCTTTCAGGCGCGAGCGCCATCGACTACGCATGCGGGACCGGCCATTATTCCCGGCTTCTCAAAAGACTTGGGGCCAAGAATGTGCTCGGCGTGGATCTGTCGCCCGCGATGATTGAAGCCGCGCGGCATGAAGAAAGCCAAAACGCGCTGGGGATCGTTTACGAAGTCGGCGACGCCGCGACGATGGCCGTTTTTGGTTCATTCGACGTCGCGACCGCAGCCTTTCTGTTCAACTACGCCGAGGACGAGCAGACGCTTGCGCAAATGTTCAGGTCTGTAGCGGCGAATGTGATTCCCGACGGCAGATTGGTCGCCGTCGTGCCCAATCCGGACTTCGTCAACGGCCGCGAGGATACGCTTCCTTATGGGTTTTTTCTCGAGGAGATCGGGGAAGGCCCCATGCGCCTGCGCGTGCGGATGACCTTTGTCGGCGAAGAAAAATTCTGGATCGAATTCACCCAGTGGAGCCGTCGCGCTTACGAGGACGCGCTGGCGCAGGCGGGGTTTGTTGACGCCGAATGGACGCGGTTCGCCGTGTCCAAGGAAGGAATTGAGCGTTACGGACAAAAATTCTGGGACGCAATTCTCGCCAATCCGAAAAGCGTCGTGTTGAGCGCAAGGAAAAAGCCTGCGTGA
- a CDS encoding c-type cytochrome — translation MAVAGKTLLAGFGVALVLALAVLFFAWSGLYNVGASQPHWALTRWFLEFGLRRSVATHSASITPPTLDDKNLVILGAGHFDGGCAPCHGAPGGRSDPIVDRMLPEPPELGRAASNWSTEQLFWIVKHGLKFTGMPAWVAQQRDDEVWSVVAFLRALPQMSASQYRLFAIGNPEPRPNDGAEIARNGMTMEALTRCVRCHRGDGQPRSALVPRLAGQSQAYVERALREFASGSRQSGIMEPIAVALDGAAITALSAYYTGAPNLAPSAPPIASNADQIARGKEIATKGVAESGVPPCLVCHGGNRAPSFPKLDGQYAPYIVGQIEIWKRGLRSKSGYGAIMGTIASRLTDAQALDVAAFFASIETPAERPERPIPPPRRGGRRAR, via the coding sequence GTGGCGGTCGCCGGAAAAACTCTACTCGCCGGCTTCGGGGTCGCCCTCGTTCTAGCTTTGGCCGTCCTGTTCTTCGCTTGGTCTGGTCTCTACAACGTCGGGGCCAGCCAGCCGCATTGGGCGCTCACACGCTGGTTCCTGGAATTTGGTTTGCGGCGTTCCGTCGCCACGCACAGCGCCTCCATCACGCCGCCGACGCTCGATGATAAAAATCTGGTGATCCTCGGCGCCGGCCATTTCGACGGCGGCTGCGCGCCTTGCCACGGCGCCCCGGGGGGGCGCAGCGACCCGATCGTTGATCGCATGCTCCCAGAGCCGCCGGAACTCGGCCGCGCCGCATCCAACTGGTCGACAGAGCAGCTCTTCTGGATCGTCAAGCATGGTCTGAAATTCACTGGAATGCCGGCGTGGGTCGCGCAGCAACGCGACGATGAAGTGTGGTCTGTGGTCGCGTTCCTACGCGCCCTTCCGCAGATGAGCGCGAGCCAATATCGGCTGTTCGCCATCGGCAACCCGGAGCCGCGGCCGAATGACGGCGCTGAGATCGCCCGGAATGGCATGACGATGGAGGCGCTGACCCGATGCGTGCGTTGTCATCGCGGCGATGGGCAGCCCAGAAGCGCGCTCGTGCCCCGTCTTGCCGGACAGTCACAGGCCTATGTTGAACGCGCGCTGCGCGAATTCGCCAGCGGTTCGAGGCAGAGCGGAATCATGGAGCCGATCGCCGTGGCGCTGGACGGCGCCGCGATCACGGCGCTGAGCGCATACTACACCGGCGCGCCGAACCTCGCTCCAAGCGCGCCGCCGATAGCGTCGAACGCCGATCAGATTGCGCGCGGCAAAGAAATCGCGACAAAGGGAGTCGCGGAATCGGGCGTCCCGCCCTGTCTGGTTTGCCACGGCGGCAACAGGGCGCCGTCCTTTCCAAAGCTCGACGGCCAATACGCGCCCTATATCGTCGGTCAGATCGAAATCTGGAAACGCGGACTGCGCAGTAAGTCGGGATATGGAGCGATCATGGGGACGATCGCTTCGCGTCTGACCGACGCGCAGGCGCTAGACGTCGCCGCCTTTTTCGCCAGCATTGAGACGCCCGCCGAAAGGCCCGAACGGCCCATCCCACCGCCTCGTCGTGGAGGCCGCCGTGCGAGATAG
- the coxB gene encoding cytochrome c oxidase subunit II, which produces MRIARAAPACLLLAGCEGVQSTLAPTGPQAQHIAQLFWVMVAGSGAIMLVVILVTAIALFAPARRRAFLARDTVVLAGGLIFPVATLSALLVYGLVMLGAGPGKLAASPVRIEVAGERWWWRVVYRDDAGSTVESANELRIPLGRAVKIELTSDNVIHSFWAPKLAGKLDMIPGRKTALTLSAEQAGVSRGQCAEYCGGAHALMAFNVVAMPQNEYDEWRLREFQPAQEPATQVTREGKALFLSHGCGACHAIRGTPAAGRLGPDLTHVGGRISIGAAILTTDEASIARWIKHNQDIKPGNLMPAFDIFSESELLALSRYLASLR; this is translated from the coding sequence TTGCGCATCGCGCGCGCCGCTCCAGCCTGCCTGCTGCTTGCGGGATGCGAGGGCGTTCAATCGACGCTCGCGCCGACCGGACCGCAGGCGCAACATATTGCGCAGCTCTTCTGGGTCATGGTCGCGGGAAGCGGCGCGATCATGCTGGTGGTCATTCTCGTGACGGCGATCGCGCTATTTGCGCCAGCGCGCCGCCGGGCGTTCCTCGCCCGCGACACTGTCGTGCTTGCTGGCGGACTGATCTTCCCCGTCGCCACGCTCTCCGCGCTCCTCGTCTATGGACTGGTTATGCTCGGCGCGGGGCCGGGAAAGTTGGCGGCGAGTCCGGTTAGAATAGAGGTGGCGGGCGAGCGCTGGTGGTGGCGCGTCGTCTATCGCGACGACGCCGGTTCCACGGTCGAGAGCGCCAACGAGCTGCGAATTCCGCTCGGCCGCGCGGTCAAGATCGAACTCACGAGCGACAATGTCATCCATAGTTTCTGGGCGCCGAAATTGGCCGGAAAGCTCGATATGATTCCCGGCCGCAAGACCGCGCTGACGCTAAGCGCCGAGCAAGCTGGCGTGAGCAGGGGCCAATGCGCGGAATATTGCGGCGGGGCGCATGCGCTGATGGCGTTCAACGTCGTGGCGATGCCGCAGAATGAATATGACGAATGGCGCTTACGGGAGTTTCAGCCTGCGCAGGAGCCCGCAACGCAGGTGACGCGAGAGGGCAAGGCGCTGTTTCTTTCGCACGGCTGCGGCGCGTGCCACGCAATCCGGGGGACGCCTGCGGCCGGCCGGCTCGGACCCGATCTTACGCATGTGGGCGGCAGGATCTCGATCGGCGCCGCGATCCTCACGACGGACGAAGCCTCCATCGCGCGATGGATCAAGCACAATCAAGACATCAAGCCCGGCAATCTGATGCCGGCCTTTGACATCTTCAGCGAAAGCGAGCTGCTCGCCCTGTCGCGCTATCTCGCGAGCCTGCGTTGA
- a CDS encoding rhodanese-like domain-containing protein, producing MSTGSPFNDISLEELKAGLAAGRVLLVDVREADEYAAGHIAGALFNPLSKFDPSQLPVAGEGQQVIIYCRSGKRSVSAMEQARLLGRRDANTHFGGGILAWLSAGEPVVQGM from the coding sequence ATGAGCACAGGTAGTCCATTCAATGACATCAGCCTCGAAGAGCTGAAAGCGGGCCTTGCAGCAGGGCGGGTCTTGCTTGTCGACGTGCGAGAGGCTGACGAATATGCGGCGGGCCACATCGCCGGCGCACTGTTCAATCCCCTGTCAAAGTTCGATCCGAGCCAACTGCCGGTCGCCGGCGAGGGCCAGCAAGTGATCATCTACTGCCGCTCCGGCAAGCGCTCGGTGTCGGCGATGGAGCAGGCGCGGCTCCTGGGACGTCGCGACGCCAACACGCATTTTGGCGGCGGCATCCTCGCCTGGCTCAGCGCCGGCGAGCCTGTCGTCCAGGGCATGTAA
- a CDS encoding alpha/beta fold hydrolase, with protein MSMERRAFLLGASTLAAGATASASPTPGETSSPVAADDGGGSLLLPEGGESRFARVNGVKLHYVRVGVGPNVVLLHGWPQTWFAWRNTMERLCSRFTLIAPDLRGLGLSERTAAGYDKQTIAGDVRALIDEAAGGRAHVIGHDMGGKAAFMLAHLHPEHVEKLVLVDCLVPGTENMDSLRGGAWHYGFHMAPEFPEMLTKGRERDYIAAQIRAWSHKKDAVPDAGIAEFAKHYASEGGMTAGFNYYRALKDDAAAAASSKGRKLDMPVLAIAGRHGVGERLADALRPQAMNLRSVIVDDSGHFVADEAPELFCAQVEGFLSA; from the coding sequence ATGAGCATGGAACGCCGCGCCTTTCTTCTCGGAGCGTCGACTCTCGCGGCAGGAGCAACGGCGTCCGCTTCGCCGACGCCAGGCGAAACGAGTTCGCCAGTCGCGGCGGACGACGGCGGCGGCTCACTGCTGCTGCCTGAGGGCGGTGAGAGCCGCTTTGCACGCGTCAATGGCGTCAAGCTGCATTATGTGCGCGTCGGCGTCGGCCCTAACGTGGTCTTGCTTCACGGTTGGCCGCAGACTTGGTTCGCTTGGCGCAACACGATGGAGCGCCTCTGCTCGCGGTTTACGCTGATCGCTCCCGATCTGCGCGGCCTCGGCCTGTCCGAACGCACCGCCGCGGGATATGACAAGCAAACCATCGCGGGCGACGTTCGCGCCCTCATCGACGAGGCGGCCGGAGGGCGCGCCCATGTCATTGGCCACGATATGGGCGGCAAAGCCGCCTTCATGCTCGCCCATCTTCACCCTGAGCATGTCGAAAAGCTCGTTCTGGTGGATTGCCTAGTTCCGGGCACCGAGAACATGGACTCGTTGCGCGGCGGCGCTTGGCACTACGGATTTCACATGGCGCCCGAGTTTCCGGAAATGCTGACCAAGGGCCGCGAGCGCGATTATATCGCGGCGCAGATCCGCGCCTGGTCCCACAAGAAGGACGCGGTCCCAGACGCCGGGATCGCGGAGTTCGCCAAACATTACGCCTCAGAGGGCGGCATGACGGCGGGATTCAACTATTACCGGGCGCTCAAAGATGACGCTGCCGCCGCCGCATCCTCGAAGGGCCGCAAGCTCGACATGCCAGTGTTGGCGATCGCAGGGCGACACGGCGTGGGCGAAAGACTCGCGGACGCGCTCCGACCCCAGGCGATGAATTTGAGGTCTGTGATCGTGGACGACAGCGGCCACTTCGTCGCCGACGAAGCGCCCGAACTCTTTTGCGCGCAAGTCGAGGGATTCCTGTCCGCCTGA